The DNA region ATTGCTGGGGCAACGGCGTGGGCATCAGTGATGGTAACTTTATCATTTTTCGCAGGGCGAATCATTCCCCTAGAAAAATTAGTTTTGTGGGTAGCACAATTTGGCATAGTAGCTTTGCTTGCAGTAATTGCCTGGATTGTCGTCCCCCTCTGGTTAGAGGCACGCGAAGCTAAACGCGAAATTGAAAAAAGTTAAAATATCCTCGTTCCCAGTCTCAGACTGGGAACGCATTCAAGAGGCTCTGCCTCAAGTGATTCCTCACTTTCAGTTTAAAGTCCTTGCTGAAGGAAGAATGTCGGCACGAGCCGACAGATACGTATTCCCAGTGCGAGACTGGAAGAGACTTTAATCCGCTTTCTGCGACCAAACGCGAGTAGGCAATCCCCAAACGTAGATAAAGCCTTCAGCTGCCTTGTGGTCAAACTGATCTTCAGCGCCATAGGTAGCTAAGTCATGGCTGTAGAGAGAATTGTCAGAGTTGCGTCCCACAATCATCGCGTTGCCTTTAAAGAGTTTAACCCGCACTGTTCCTGTCACCCGCTCTTGTGTTTGTTGAATGAAGGCATCCAGAGCGGCTTTTAGCGGACTATACCACAGACCGTTATAGACTAACTGACTGTAAGTTTCTTCAATGCCTCGCTTGTAGCGGGTGACATCTGCGGTCAGAGTCAAGCTTTCTAAGTCGCGGTGCGCGTCGATTAATACCAGCATTGCGGGAGATTCGTAGACTTCCCGCGATTTGATACCCACAAGGCGGTTTTCGATCATGTCGATGCGTCCGACACCGTGGTTTCCAGCTAGCTCGTTGAGTTTAGTAATTAGAGCCACTGGCGAGAGGTTTTCGCCGTTAAGGGTAGTAGGTAAGCCTTTCTCGAAGCCAATCTCAACATATTCTGGCTCGTTGGGTGTATCCGCGATCGCTTTGGTGAGCGCAAAAACTTCTTCCGGCGGTTCCGTCCACGGATCTTCCAGAGGGCCAGCCTCAATTGCTAAGCCAAGCAAATTGCGGTCAAGGCTGTAAGGCGAAGACTTTTTCACTGGCGATGGAATCCCGAAGCGTTCGCCGTAGGCAATTGTTTCCTCGCGGCTCATGCCCCATTCCCTGGCTGGTGCTAAGATTTTGATTTTGGGATTAAGTGCGCCAATCGACACATCAAAGCGCACCTGATCGTTACCTTTGCCAGTGCAACCGTGCGCGATCGCATCTGCACCGTATTTTTCGGCAGCTTCTACTAATATTTTCGCAATCAACGGACGAGCCAAAGCAGTCGCTAAGGGATAGCGATTTTCGTAAAGTGCATTCGCCTGAATCGCCGGAAATCCATAATCTTTGACGAATCTCTCGACTACATCAATTACTAGCGATTCACTCGCACCCGATTTTAAGGCTTTTTCCCGGATTGGATCTAGTTCATCACCCTGTCCTAGATCCGCCGCCAGGGTAATCACTTCTTGTACTCCCCACTCCTCTTTAAGGTATGGGATACAGACGGAGGTATCGACTCCACCTGAATATGCCAGCACCACTTTAGTAGCACGACCCA from Funiculus sociatus GB2-C1 includes:
- a CDS encoding argininosuccinate synthase: MGRATKVVLAYSGGVDTSVCIPYLKEEWGVQEVITLAADLGQGDELDPIREKALKSGASESLVIDVVERFVKDYGFPAIQANALYENRYPLATALARPLIAKILVEAAEKYGADAIAHGCTGKGNDQVRFDVSIGALNPKIKILAPAREWGMSREETIAYGERFGIPSPVKKSSPYSLDRNLLGLAIEAGPLEDPWTEPPEEVFALTKAIADTPNEPEYVEIGFEKGLPTTLNGENLSPVALITKLNELAGNHGVGRIDMIENRLVGIKSREVYESPAMLVLIDAHRDLESLTLTADVTRYKRGIEETYSQLVYNGLWYSPLKAALDAFIQQTQERVTGTVRVKLFKGNAMIVGRNSDNSLYSHDLATYGAEDQFDHKAAEGFIYVWGLPTRVWSQKAD